A genome region from Salvia splendens isolate huo1 chromosome 19, SspV2, whole genome shotgun sequence includes the following:
- the LOC121778139 gene encoding zinc finger protein CONSTANS-LIKE 4-like, which produces MITAKLCDSCKSASAAVFCRADSAFLCRACDADIHAANQLASRHGRVWICEVCEQAPASFTCKADAAALCAACDADIHSANPLARRHDRLPISPFYDSTSASSEEEAEAASWLLPDPNSKIEEESGSLEYMSLFSDMDPYLDLDLKCKPHQIVDSEHKHYSAADGVVPVQSKAEYRSGHYVPGPVVDGFPTYEMDYPSPKPFMYNFTSQSISQSVSSSSMEVGVVPEADASESATAAVGMDREARVMRYREKRKNRRFEKTIRYASRKAYAETRPRIKGRFAKLSELEVESAAYGVVPSL; this is translated from the exons atgaTAACGGCGAAGCTCTGCGACTCGTGCAAGTCGGCTTCCGCCGCCGTCTTCTGCCGCGCCGACTCCGCCTTCCTCTGCCGCGCGTGCGACGCCGACATCCACGCCGCCAACCAGCTGGCTTCGCGCCACGGCCGCGTCTGGATCTGCGAGGTCTGCGAGCAGGCCCCGGCCTCCTTCACCTGCAAGGCCGACGCCGCCGCCCTCTGCGCCGCCTGCGACGCCGACATCCACTCCGCCAACCCCCTCGCCCGCCGCCACGACCGCCTCCCCATCTCCCCCTTCTACGACTCCACCTCGGCCAGCTCcgaggaggaggccgaggccGCGTCCTGGCTCCTGCCCGACCCGAATAGCAAAATTGAGGAGGAATCTGGGTCGCTGGAGTACATGTCGCTGTTCTCCGATATGGATCCGTATCTGGATCTGGATCTCAAATGCAAGCCGCACCAAATCGTCGATAGCGAGCACAAGCATTACTCCGCCGCCGACGGAGTCGTGCCGGTGCAGAGCAAGGCCGAATACAGGTCGGGTCACTACGTACCCGGCCCCGTCGTCGACGGGTTTCCCACTTACGAAATGGACTACCCGAGCCCCAAACCCTTCATGTACAACTTCACCTCACAATCCATCAGCCAAAGC GTGTCGTCGTCATCGATGGAGGTGGGGGTGGTGCCGGAGGCGGATGCGAGCGAGAGCGCGACGGCGGCGGTGGGGATGGACAGAGAAGCGAGGGTGATGAGGTACagggagaagaggaagaacaGGAGGTTCGAGAAGACGATCAGATACGCGTCGAGGAAGGCGTACGCGGAGACGAGGCCGAGGATCAAGGGGAGATTTGCGAAGCTGTCGGAGCTGGAGGTGGAGTCTGCAGCGTACGGCGTCGTTCCAAGCTTGTAG